The Haloferax volcanii DS2 DNA segment GACGCCCTGTTCGGACACCGCGCCGTCGGACACCGCGAGCGACCCTTCCTCGCCGCGGGTGACGACGACGGTTTCGATGTCGTAGTCATCGGCGAGCCCGCGGGCGACCGACTCGGCGTCGCCGTCGCGCCCGAGGACGGTCGCCGCGTCGCGCTCGGCGGCGAAAAGCAGGTCGACCGAGTCGAGCAGGTCGCGGTAGACTTCGGCCGCCTCGTCGGGCGACCAGAGTTTCGTCCGGTAGTTCAGGTCGAAGGCGGTCGTCGTCCCGGCGTTCTGGGCCTCGTCGAGCACGTCGGCGGTGGTCTCGGAGAGCGTCTCGGAGAGCGCGGGCGTGATGCCGCTCGTGAAACACACCTCGGCGTCGCGGACGGCGTCGAGGTCGAACTCGCCCGTCTCCAGCGTCGTCACGGCCGCGTCGGCGCGGTCGTAGACGACGTTCGTCGGGCGCGGTGACGCCCCGTGTTCGAGGTAGTAGACGCCCTGTCGGGCGTCCGCGT contains these protein-coding regions:
- the kdgK1 gene encoding bifunctional 2-dehydro-3-deoxygluconokinase/2-dehydro-3-deoxygalactonokinase codes for the protein MTALVTFGETMLRLSPPRGERLETARELEVQAGGAESNVAVAAARLGRDAAWFSKLPDSPLGRRIVSELRSHSVDTDGVVWTDDADARQGVYYLEHGASPRPTNVVYDRADAAVTTLETGEFDLDAVRDAEVCFTSGITPALSETLSETTADVLDEAQNAGTTTAFDLNYRTKLWSPDEAAEVYRDLLDSVDLLFAAERDAATVLGRDGDAESVARGLADDYDIETVVVTRGEEGSLAVSDGAVSEQGVYETETYDAIGTGDAFVGGFLAKHLDGGSVTESLEWASATASFKRTVEGDIAVVTPEDVERVVAEEGDGISR